The following proteins are co-located in the Mesotoga sp. BH458_6_3_2_1 genome:
- a CDS encoding DJ-1/PfpI family protein: MRCGVVLAGCGTEDGTAVDEAIITFLSLEKAGAEIFCVALDKDQYEVFNHQTRKSAELEQKRNQLTESARLLNGLVSEIEDVCEDDLDLLLIPGGKGVLNSLSTFEDEEEQFRVNNGLQRLLVNCFKKRKPLGAAGEGVFILAKSLENVAANLMVTASGNPSRRLSVVEKLAIDHVPCEEGEVCVDKTNRIVTAPLLSRFKNLAEKKVNIEKLVEKLLEMVY, from the coding sequence TTGAGGTGTGGAGTGGTACTGGCCGGATGCGGCACTGAAGATGGAACGGCGGTCGACGAAGCAATTATAACCTTTCTTTCTCTCGAGAAAGCCGGGGCCGAGATCTTCTGTGTAGCACTGGACAAAGATCAATATGAGGTCTTCAATCACCAGACCCGGAAATCGGCTGAATTAGAACAGAAGAGGAATCAACTCACTGAATCTGCTCGATTACTCAACGGATTGGTAAGTGAAATCGAAGACGTCTGTGAGGATGATCTGGATCTCCTCCTTATTCCCGGTGGCAAAGGAGTACTCAATAGCCTGTCGACTTTTGAGGATGAGGAAGAGCAATTCAGAGTGAATAATGGTCTGCAAAGACTTCTGGTTAACTGTTTCAAGAAGAGAAAGCCTCTGGGTGCGGCCGGCGAAGGGGTCTTTATCCTTGCCAAGTCTCTTGAAAATGTCGCTGCAAATCTTATGGTGACTGCTTCCGGCAACCCGAGCAGAAGATTAAGTGTCGTTGAGAAGCTTGCTATCGATCATGTTCCGTGCGAAGAAGGTGAGGTCTGTGTAGACAAAACAAATAGAATTGTCACAGCCCCTCTTCTTTCAAGATTCAAGAACCTCGCAGAAAAAAAGGTAAATATCGAGAAGCTGGTTGAGAAGCTTCTGGAAATGGTTTATTAG
- a CDS encoding glycosyltransferase family 4 protein translates to MRVGLIHYRAGLMDGVSLEMEKWRKVLSRMGHSVEIIAGNNAPGVDIVIPEIEYNDEKNEILNSKLYGRTTSSESELLDELSTRTAEMLGSFRSVLSDFDLLIPNNIWSLGWSIPAGLALHDYAEETKKPFISHNHDFWWDRPYYSSPYRGIMELLQDYFPPDLENVRNLTINSISASDLRRRRAIRAEVVPNVMDFRQSDWTSDKINREIRSRSGINEGDVVFLQATRITERKAVETAIRLAAEFNIVSRSLTGKNLYNGKAFSGRVVLVYSGITERQSRNYRLRLDDLASNLGVEVIDIASCSSLTQQAFLESYSVADIVTYPTIFEGWGNQLLEALVSRKPVAIFRYSVFMSDIQDSGISFIDLGDQYGYKEGLVEIPAMNIKNAAIEISELLFDRERYREVTERNFELGREKFSFDTLSEIIQGLIADLS, encoded by the coding sequence ATGAGAGTGGGTTTGATTCACTACAGGGCCGGACTGATGGACGGTGTTTCCCTTGAAATGGAAAAGTGGCGTAAGGTTCTCTCAAGAATGGGCCACTCGGTGGAGATCATTGCGGGAAACAACGCTCCCGGTGTAGATATTGTGATTCCGGAGATAGAATACAACGACGAGAAAAATGAAATCCTGAATTCGAAGCTCTACGGCAGAACGACTTCATCGGAAAGCGAACTGCTCGATGAACTTTCCACGAGAACCGCCGAGATGCTCGGCAGCTTCAGATCGGTTCTCTCTGACTTCGATCTTCTTATACCGAACAACATCTGGTCACTTGGATGGTCTATACCTGCGGGACTGGCTCTGCATGACTACGCAGAAGAGACAAAAAAGCCGTTTATCTCTCACAACCACGACTTCTGGTGGGACCGACCTTACTACTCCAGTCCTTATCGGGGAATAATGGAACTCTTACAAGACTACTTTCCTCCGGACCTTGAGAACGTGAGAAATCTGACGATCAATTCAATTTCAGCCTCTGACCTTCGTAGGAGAAGGGCGATTCGGGCTGAAGTCGTCCCTAACGTTATGGATTTTCGGCAGTCAGACTGGACTTCAGACAAAATCAATCGAGAAATCAGAAGCAGGTCCGGCATAAATGAAGGTGATGTTGTCTTTCTGCAGGCTACAAGAATAACGGAGAGAAAGGCCGTCGAAACAGCTATTAGACTTGCTGCTGAATTCAATATCGTTTCAAGATCGTTGACTGGTAAGAATCTGTACAATGGGAAAGCGTTCTCGGGAAGAGTCGTTCTTGTCTATTCCGGCATTACCGAAAGGCAGTCCAGAAATTACAGGTTGAGACTCGATGATCTAGCATCGAACCTCGGAGTCGAAGTAATCGATATCGCCTCTTGCTCTTCTTTGACTCAGCAGGCATTCCTCGAATCATATAGTGTGGCAGATATCGTGACGTACCCAACTATCTTCGAAGGCTGGGGCAATCAGCTCCTGGAGGCCCTCGTCTCTAGGAAACCCGTTGCCATTTTTAGGTACAGCGTTTTCATGAGCGACATTCAGGATAGTGGTATCTCCTTCATTGATCTAGGTGATCAGTATGGCTACAAGGAAGGGTTGGTGGAGATTCCCGCCATGAATATCAAGAACGCCGCAATAGAAATTTCCGAACTTCTCTTCGATCGAGAGAGATACAGAGAAGTCACTGAAAGAAACTTCGAGCTTGGAAGAGAAAAATTCAGTTTCGACACTCTCAGTGAAATAATCCAGGGACTGATAGCCGATCTGTCTTGA
- a CDS encoding acetamidase/formamidase family protein, protein MLHRIGRDRVVYDMSPKHKPVLEVSPGDTVIVETEDCFCHRIVLESQTVGGDFDFTHVNPATGPIAVKGAMPGDTIVVSIESIELDSQGVVETCPFWGPVSNVSRECVTEIVKIDGNFMSFLGERIEIKPMIGVIGNSPAEGSVSCTTPGCHGGNLDTKDIAAGSRVYLPVFVKGGNLSLGDVHARMGDGEVGGTGVEIRALVRLSVDIDKMPVESPTVETEEAFYLLFSAKTLEEASRGAVKRAIEFISDWKSIPAEKAYMLTSITCDLMISQVVNPLVTVRVRVPKEIL, encoded by the coding sequence GTGTTACACAGAATTGGAAGAGACAGAGTAGTGTACGATATGTCGCCTAAACACAAGCCCGTTCTGGAAGTCAGCCCGGGGGATACTGTAATAGTGGAGACGGAGGATTGCTTCTGCCACCGGATCGTCTTGGAGTCACAGACCGTCGGAGGAGACTTCGACTTCACTCATGTGAATCCGGCTACCGGGCCCATCGCCGTAAAGGGAGCGATGCCGGGTGACACGATAGTAGTCAGTATAGAGAGCATAGAGCTGGACAGTCAGGGCGTTGTCGAGACCTGCCCCTTCTGGGGCCCGGTTAGCAATGTCTCCAGGGAGTGCGTTACCGAAATCGTCAAGATCGACGGCAATTTCATGTCGTTTCTGGGAGAACGCATCGAAATAAAGCCTATGATAGGCGTAATCGGAAACTCTCCGGCCGAAGGTTCCGTTTCCTGTACAACTCCGGGATGTCATGGCGGAAACCTCGACACAAAAGATATTGCGGCCGGTTCGAGAGTTTATCTTCCGGTCTTCGTGAAGGGAGGGAATCTCTCCCTCGGTGACGTTCATGCGAGAATGGGAGACGGGGAAGTCGGCGGCACAGGAGTCGAGATAAGAGCCCTTGTGAGACTCAGTGTAGATATAGATAAGATGCCCGTCGAAAGCCCCACCGTCGAAACCGAAGAGGCTTTCTACCTTTTGTTCAGCGCAAAGACTCTTGAAGAGGCAAGCCGCGGCGCGGTTAAGAGGGCAATCGAATTCATATCCGACTGGAAGTCGATCCCGGCTGAAAAGGCATATATGCTGACAAGCATCACGTGCGATTTGATGATAAGCCAGGTGGTGAATCCACTGGTAACTGTGCGAGTTAGAGTTCCGAAAGAGATTCTCTAG
- a CDS encoding lysylphosphatidylglycerol synthase domain-containing protein, whose translation MIDIRKVFLSLRRLLPFLGIALFTVSIYVLVRELSRYTISDIAAKIGEVPASRLVIAVFLTFLTYLNLSLYDLIASRRAGVKLKFTSIALVSFVGYTFSKNIGFTFLSGTSVRFRLYGKWGVAGGKILLIIILNYLTFWLGFFALSGILFTLWPPVLQSAVRVPFGSLKVIGIASAGIYVLYMVVVSFRKRPFRIRGKSFTLPGRSFTLVQTGISILDWLLSAGVFFMLLPPEIGYFEVLGVFLLSQFAGLSSQVPGGLGVFEALTIVILSPTLQADIIVAALILFRIVFYLAPFLISLVLFGVNEFLFRSSRNSD comes from the coding sequence GTGATAGACATCAGAAAGGTATTTCTCTCTTTAAGAAGGCTTCTGCCCTTTCTGGGAATAGCTCTTTTCACTGTCTCGATCTACGTGCTCGTTCGTGAGTTGAGTCGATACACTATCAGCGATATTGCTGCAAAGATCGGGGAGGTTCCGGCTTCCAGGCTTGTGATAGCGGTCTTCCTGACCTTTCTGACTTACTTGAATCTGAGCTTATATGATCTGATCGCTTCCAGAAGGGCGGGAGTCAAACTGAAATTTACGTCGATCGCTCTTGTTTCTTTCGTTGGATACACTTTCAGCAAGAATATCGGTTTCACGTTTCTTTCGGGTACAAGCGTCCGCTTCAGGTTATACGGAAAGTGGGGAGTAGCAGGAGGGAAGATCCTCTTAATAATAATTCTCAACTATCTTACTTTCTGGCTTGGTTTCTTCGCCCTTTCGGGCATCCTGTTCACTCTTTGGCCGCCAGTTCTTCAGAGTGCAGTCAGAGTACCCTTCGGATCACTGAAGGTTATTGGAATAGCCTCTGCCGGCATCTACGTTCTCTATATGGTAGTGGTTAGCTTCAGAAAACGTCCGTTCAGAATAAGAGGAAAGAGTTTCACTCTTCCGGGGAGGTCTTTCACGCTTGTCCAGACCGGGATATCCATTCTCGACTGGCTGCTTTCTGCAGGAGTGTTTTTCATGCTTCTCCCCCCGGAAATCGGTTATTTTGAGGTTCTTGGCGTCTTCCTGCTGTCGCAGTTTGCAGGTCTGTCGAGTCAGGTTCCAGGAGGGCTGGGTGTCTTTGAAGCACTCACTATCGTTATTCTATCACCGACTCTGCAGGCGGATATAATAGTGGCTGCTCTTATACTCTTCAGAATAGTATTCTACCTTGCACCTTTCCTTATTTCGTTGGTTTTATTTGGGGTAAATGAATTTCTCTTCAGAAGCTCCAGAAATTCCGATTAA
- a CDS encoding DUF362 domain-containing protein: MATVFFTDMETTPQMGLLSKVEALVKKAGLEDVIEAGKLVAIKLHFGEYGNLAYIRPNYLRVIADQIKKLGAVPFLTDANTLYKGSRANAVDHIATASLNGFTMESVGTPVVIADGLRGSDEIDVEIEGEFIKKAKIASAIALADALVVVSHFKGHEQTGFGGALKNIGMGSASRAGKMEQHSESKPVVRETNCVACGMCERNCPTGAITVERVARINYDLCIGCGQCIAMCNYGAMSAGPGGTPESLSKKIAEYALAASKGKKALYISFINNVSPDCDCWHINRPPVVEDIGIVASRDPVALDKACIDLVIKRLGYDPFEKAHPGITWHHQLEHAENIGLGKTAYKLQKVACFGR; encoded by the coding sequence ATGGCCACAGTATTCTTTACTGATATGGAGACCACTCCACAGATGGGACTTCTCTCAAAGGTCGAGGCTCTTGTTAAGAAAGCTGGTCTTGAAGACGTAATTGAGGCCGGCAAGCTTGTTGCAATCAAGCTTCACTTTGGGGAGTACGGAAACCTCGCCTACATCAGGCCGAACTATCTGAGGGTGATCGCCGATCAGATAAAGAAACTGGGGGCCGTTCCCTTCCTCACTGATGCAAACACTCTTTACAAAGGGAGCAGGGCAAATGCTGTCGATCACATCGCGACTGCCTCCTTGAATGGCTTCACGATGGAGTCAGTGGGCACACCGGTTGTAATTGCCGATGGACTTAGAGGCTCGGATGAAATCGATGTCGAAATAGAGGGTGAATTCATTAAGAAAGCGAAAATCGCATCTGCGATAGCTCTAGCAGACGCCCTTGTTGTTGTAAGCCACTTCAAAGGACATGAGCAAACTGGATTTGGAGGGGCACTCAAGAATATTGGAATGGGTTCAGCCTCACGGGCCGGAAAAATGGAACAGCACTCCGAGTCCAAGCCGGTTGTCAGAGAGACAAACTGTGTGGCTTGCGGAATGTGTGAGAGAAACTGTCCGACTGGAGCGATTACAGTTGAAAGAGTCGCGAGAATCAACTACGATCTCTGTATCGGCTGCGGTCAATGCATTGCCATGTGCAACTACGGTGCGATGAGCGCCGGACCGGGCGGCACCCCAGAGTCTCTGAGCAAGAAGATTGCCGAATACGCTCTTGCAGCTTCAAAAGGAAAGAAGGCCCTCTATATCTCCTTCATCAACAACGTGTCGCCGGATTGCGATTGCTGGCACATAAACAGGCCTCCAGTAGTGGAAGATATCGGCATAGTGGCAAGCAGAGATCCGGTAGCGCTGGACAAGGCATGCATAGACTTAGTTATCAAAAGACTGGGATATGATCCTTTTGAGAAGGCCCATCCCGGTATCACCTGGCATCATCAACTGGAGCATGCCGAAAATATCGGACTGGGAAAAACCGCCTACAAACTCCAGAAAGTCGCCTGCTTCGGCAGATAG